In a genomic window of Ardenticatenales bacterium:
- a CDS encoding PQQ-binding-like beta-propeller repeat protein, protein MSGASKRLSLGLILCLGWFGLFADRVGSATARPDYLQQIPYLVKDIQQDTDSANPHNLAQMDGVLYFAGTDGQNGVELWRGDGTDAGTTLVKDIHAGKGDSDPDALAVVDGWLYFSADDGSHGRELWRSDGTDAGTTLFLDINPGAGDSDPAEITPMGDGFAFRADDGVHGPELWRSDGTDAGTTMVKDISPNEFDPGPGQLILLNDILYFADDDGVHGYELWRSDGTDAGTTLVKDINANGPAYPGYLTHYNDALYFSATDGSNDTELWRSDGSAGGTVRVKDINPDGGSVPLSLTVVGNQLFFSASDVAHGRELWRSDGTEAGTFLVKDINPSGHALPYSLTAVGDMLYFSASDTDVNAELWRSDGTNAGTIKVKEINPTGPASPSYLTDVNGLLFFSAYSPTTGDELWRSDGTDAGTTMVKEINPGTAIAVPQNLINVNGVLFFSANDGPHGNELWRSDGTDAGTLMVRDINIVTLGSAPSYLTPFQNQVFFSASGPDGYELWRSDGTDAGTIQVKDISAYDGFPSSLTVFQNLLYFSAADETYDQELWRSDGTDAGTVLFKDINPTGSAYPQQLKVAGGLLFFVADDASHDQELWRTDGTNAGTLRLTNFAPAFPQIGYLTPAGNVLYFSADDGVHGVELWRTDGSTAGTFMVKDVYAGSNDGYPTHLTFVNDRLFFSGKGATHGKELWISDGTAGGTTLLKDIAPGAGDAYPSFMTPVGNVVYFDADDFSHGRELWRSDGTAAGTYMVKDIYPGAASSPGWYTNWNGTLYFVASDAAHGRELWRSDGTDAGTTLLVDLNPTGNSHPQQLLLVDGRLYFAADDGVTGVELWRSDGNAGTTLRLGDINPTGSANPLYLTNVNNQLYFVADDGHTGLELWSLRQQSLDNNIYLPFLARP, encoded by the coding sequence ATGTCAGGCGCAAGCAAAAGGTTATCGCTCGGGCTGATCCTCTGCCTGGGCTGGTTCGGCCTCTTTGCCGACCGGGTCGGTTCCGCCACGGCGCGGCCCGACTATCTGCAACAAATCCCCTATCTGGTCAAAGACATTCAACAAGACACGGACAGCGCCAACCCGCACAATCTGGCGCAAATGGATGGCGTGTTGTATTTTGCCGGCACGGACGGGCAAAATGGCGTGGAATTATGGCGCGGCGACGGCACGGATGCCGGCACAACCCTCGTCAAAGACATCCATGCCGGCAAAGGCGACAGCGACCCCGATGCCCTCGCCGTGGTTGATGGTTGGCTCTACTTCAGCGCCGACGACGGCAGCCACGGACGCGAACTGTGGCGCAGCGATGGCACGGATGCCGGCACAACCCTCTTCCTGGACATTAACCCCGGCGCGGGAGATAGCGACCCCGCCGAAATCACCCCCATGGGCGATGGCTTTGCCTTCCGCGCCGATGATGGCGTGCATGGTCCGGAACTGTGGCGCAGCGATGGCACGGATGCCGGCACGACGATGGTCAAAGACATCAGCCCCAACGAATTCGACCCGGGGCCGGGGCAGCTCATCCTGCTGAACGACATCCTCTACTTTGCCGATGACGATGGCGTGCATGGATACGAATTGTGGCGCAGCGATGGCACGGATGCCGGCACAACCCTGGTCAAAGACATCAACGCCAACGGCCCCGCCTACCCCGGCTACCTCACCCACTACAACGACGCCCTCTACTTTTCCGCCACCGACGGCAGCAACGACACGGAACTGTGGCGCAGCGATGGCAGCGCGGGCGGAACCGTGCGTGTCAAAGACATCAATCCCGATGGTGGCTCCGTGCCGCTCTCCCTCACGGTGGTCGGCAACCAACTCTTCTTTTCCGCCAGCGACGTGGCCCACGGGCGCGAACTGTGGCGCAGCGACGGCACGGAGGCGGGCACGTTCCTCGTCAAGGACATCAACCCGTCCGGCCACGCGCTGCCCTATTCCCTCACCGCTGTGGGCGACATGCTTTACTTCAGCGCCTCGGACACGGACGTGAACGCGGAGCTGTGGCGCAGTGATGGCACGAATGCCGGCACAATCAAAGTGAAGGAGATCAACCCCACCGGCCCCGCTTCTCCCTCCTACCTCACCGACGTTAACGGCCTTCTCTTCTTCTCCGCCTACAGCCCGACCACGGGGGACGAATTGTGGCGCAGCGATGGCACGGATGCCGGCACAACGATGGTCAAGGAGATCAACCCAGGCACGGCCATCGCCGTCCCGCAAAACCTGATCAACGTCAACGGTGTCCTTTTCTTCAGCGCCAATGATGGCCCTCACGGAAACGAATTGTGGCGTAGCGACGGCACGGATGCCGGCACGCTGATGGTGCGGGACATCAACATCGTCACCCTCGGCAGCGCCCCCAGCTACCTCACCCCTTTCCAAAACCAGGTGTTTTTCTCCGCCAGTGGGCCGGATGGGTACGAGTTGTGGCGCAGTGATGGCACGGATGCCGGCACAATCCAGGTGAAAGACATCAGCGCCTACGACGGCTTCCCCAGTTCCCTCACCGTATTCCAGAACCTGCTCTACTTCAGCGCCGCCGACGAGACGTATGACCAGGAGCTATGGCGCAGCGATGGCACGGATGCCGGCACGGTGCTGTTCAAGGACATCAACCCGACCGGCTCCGCCTACCCGCAGCAGTTAAAGGTGGCCGGCGGGCTGCTCTTCTTCGTCGCCGACGACGCCAGCCATGATCAGGAGTTGTGGCGCACGGATGGCACAAATGCCGGCACGCTGCGCCTGACCAATTTCGCGCCCGCCTTTCCGCAAATCGGCTACCTCACGCCCGCGGGCAACGTCCTCTACTTCAGCGCGGACGACGGTGTGCATGGGGTGGAACTGTGGCGCACGGATGGCAGCACGGCGGGAACGTTCATGGTGAAAGATGTATATGCCGGCAGCAACGACGGCTACCCCACCCACCTCACCTTCGTCAACGACCGCCTCTTCTTCAGTGGCAAAGGCGCCACCCACGGCAAGGAGTTGTGGATCAGCGATGGAACCGCCGGCGGAACCACGCTGCTCAAGGACATCGCTCCCGGCGCGGGTGACGCCTATCCCTCCTTTATGACGCCCGTCGGGAACGTTGTCTACTTCGACGCGGACGATTTCAGCCACGGGCGGGAGTTGTGGCGTAGCGATGGCACGGCGGCGGGAACGTACATGGTGAAGGACATCTATCCCGGCGCGGCCAGCAGTCCCGGCTGGTACACGAACTGGAACGGGACGCTCTATTTCGTGGCCTCGGACGCGGCGCATGGGCGGGAGTTGTGGCGTAGTGATGGCACGGATGCCGGCACGACGCTGCTGGTGGACCTGAATCCCACGGGCAATAGCCATCCGCAGCAGTTGTTGCTGGTGGATGGGCGGCTCTATTTCGCGGCGGATGATGGGGTGACGGGGGTGGAATTGTGGCGGAGTGATGGAAATGCCGGCACAACCCTCCGCCTCGGCGACATCAACCCCACCGGCAGCGCCAACCCCCTCTACCTCACCAACGTCAACAACCAGCTCTACTTCGTCGCCGACGACGGCCACACCGGTCTCGAACTCTGGTCCCTGCGGCAACAATCCCTGGACAACAACATCTACCTCCCCTTCCTCGCACGCCCCTGA
- a CDS encoding HAMP domain-containing protein, giving the protein MKPPPHPPPWTPPPHHPRRHGKPPWGTRRQRLFWRFVAWFGFMALLFTAGVGGVVFLLNLLFRDYGHTALLVWVAGCGLSLALPLVALSMGRRAFRGIATPLADVMAAAEAIAGGDLSVRVISSPRGEFSRLARSFNHMAAELERADQQRRNLTADVAHELRTPLHIIQGNLEGILDGVYEPTPAHIGDTLEETHLLARLVDDLHTLSLAEAGQLPLHWEKVDVAALLADVVTSFSGQAEHDGVSLWLLVPEEGALWLRGDVGRLDQVLGNLMVNALRHTPAGGTITLAAEQQGEMVVLRVRDTGEGIAAADLPFIFDRFWRGDKARQRGGVPSGGGLGLAITRQLVRAHGGTIEAQSEPGQGTTFVLEFPLDAREA; this is encoded by the coding sequence ATGAAACCGCCGCCGCATCCACCGCCCTGGACGCCGCCGCCGCATCACCCCCGGCGACACGGCAAACCGCCGTGGGGGACGCGGCGGCAGCGCCTGTTTTGGCGCTTCGTGGCCTGGTTTGGCTTCATGGCGCTGCTCTTTACGGCGGGGGTGGGGGGCGTTGTATTCCTGCTTAACTTGCTCTTCCGCGACTATGGGCACACGGCGCTGCTGGTGTGGGTGGCGGGCTGCGGCCTATCGCTGGCGCTGCCGCTGGTGGCCTTGAGCATGGGGCGGCGGGCGTTTCGCGGCATTGCCACGCCGTTGGCGGACGTGATGGCGGCGGCGGAGGCGATTGCCGGGGGGGATTTGAGCGTGCGCGTGATTTCGTCGCCGCGCGGGGAGTTCAGCCGCCTGGCGCGTTCTTTCAACCACATGGCGGCGGAGTTGGAGCGGGCAGACCAGCAGCGACGCAACCTGACGGCAGATGTGGCGCACGAGCTGCGCACGCCGCTGCACATTATCCAGGGCAATTTGGAGGGCATTCTGGATGGGGTGTATGAACCGACGCCGGCGCACATTGGCGATACGCTGGAGGAGACGCACCTGCTGGCGCGGCTGGTGGATGATCTGCATACGCTGTCGCTGGCGGAGGCGGGGCAGCTTCCGCTGCATTGGGAGAAGGTGGACGTGGCGGCTTTGCTGGCGGATGTCGTCACCAGTTTTAGCGGGCAGGCGGAGCATGACGGGGTGTCGCTGTGGCTGCTGGTTCCCGAAGAGGGGGCGTTGTGGCTGCGTGGCGACGTGGGGCGGCTGGATCAGGTGCTGGGGAATTTGATGGTGAACGCGCTGCGGCATACGCCGGCGGGCGGGACGATTACGCTGGCGGCGGAGCAGCAGGGGGAGATGGTGGTTTTGCGGGTGCGCGATACGGGGGAGGGGATTGCGGCGGCGGATTTGCCTTTTATTTTTGACCGCTTTTGGCGGGGGGATAAGGCGCGTCAGCGCGGTGGCGTACCCAGTGGTGGCGGATTGGGGCTGGCGATTACGCGGCAGTTGGTGCGGGCGCATGGGGGGACGATTGAGGCGCAAAGCGAGCCTGGGCAGGGGACGACGTTTGTGCTTGAATTCCCGCTGGATGCGCGTGAAGCGTAA
- a CDS encoding response regulator transcription factor — MQTILVVDDKASVRLLLREYLEEQGFRVVTAENGRMALFVARQAHPDVILLDIMMPEMDGYQFITHHRREANTPVIVITARNEETDAVIGLELGADDYVTKPFRLRELVARIHALLRRVGQETTNRGRMQIGGVVLDKNGYTVTVDGAAVSLTPTEFTLLATLMSAPGRAFTREMLLNDLVDIGYTGLERTINVHIRNLRTKIEPDPAKPRYIETVFGIGYRFCQDE, encoded by the coding sequence ATGCAAACGATACTCGTTGTTGATGACAAGGCCAGCGTGCGCCTGCTGCTGCGCGAATATCTTGAGGAACAAGGGTTCCGCGTTGTTACCGCCGAGAATGGGCGCATGGCTTTGTTCGTCGCTCGCCAGGCGCATCCCGACGTCATTCTGCTGGACATCATGATGCCGGAAATGGATGGCTACCAGTTCATCACCCACCATCGGCGCGAAGCCAACACGCCTGTGATCGTGATTACGGCACGCAACGAGGAAACTGACGCGGTGATTGGCCTGGAATTGGGAGCGGATGATTACGTGACGAAGCCGTTTCGCCTGCGTGAACTGGTGGCGCGCATTCATGCTTTGCTGCGGCGCGTGGGGCAGGAAACGACGAACCGGGGGCGGATGCAGATCGGCGGCGTGGTGTTGGACAAGAACGGCTACACCGTGACCGTTGATGGCGCGGCTGTGTCCTTGACGCCCACGGAGTTTACGCTGCTGGCAACGTTGATGAGCGCGCCGGGGCGGGCCTTCACGCGGGAGATGCTGCTCAACGACCTGGTGGACATCGGCTACACCGGCCTGGAACGCACCATCAACGTCCACATTCGCAACCTGCGCACGAAGATCGAACCTGATCCGGCCAAACCACGATACATTGAAACCGTCTTTGGCATTGGTTACCGTTTTTGCCAGGATGAATAA
- a CDS encoding PAC2 family protein, producing the protein MNNELVVFEEMPAAKEIYLIAGWRQWADAGSISSGLPEYLVEHLGARRIGEIRDDSFYLFQIPGMHHFLRPQVRIEQGHRQSLTRPKNEFFYVDRGEKGLLIFLGDEPHLNMDRYAAAFLHAVKLTGVKRVITLGGVYGSVPYNRERYISAIYSLPPLQEELTNYAVNFSNYEGGSSVGTFLADCAEGENVALVGFYAFVPAYDFSQSENFPQSMRIENDYKAWLDIMRRADHMFRMDLDLDDLEHKSQRLMTAMEAKIRELEKKFPQFDVRGYLAQLDEAYEEMPFFPLDDLWEQELRNIFNNMDEQ; encoded by the coding sequence ATGAATAATGAGTTGGTCGTTTTTGAGGAAATGCCGGCAGCGAAAGAAATATACCTGATCGCTGGCTGGAGACAGTGGGCTGATGCCGGCTCCATTTCGTCGGGGCTGCCGGAGTACCTCGTGGAGCACCTGGGGGCGCGGCGGATTGGCGAGATTCGGGACGACAGCTTTTATTTGTTCCAGATTCCGGGGATGCACCACTTCTTGCGCCCACAAGTGCGCATTGAACAGGGGCATCGCCAGTCGTTGACGCGGCCCAAGAACGAGTTTTTCTACGTGGACAGGGGGGAGAAGGGGCTGCTCATCTTCCTCGGCGACGAACCTCATCTGAACATGGACCGCTACGCTGCCGCCTTCCTGCACGCCGTGAAACTGACGGGCGTGAAGCGCGTGATCACGCTCGGCGGCGTCTATGGCTCCGTGCCCTACAACCGGGAGCGATATATTTCGGCCATCTACAGTCTGCCCCCGTTGCAAGAAGAGCTGACCAATTACGCCGTGAATTTTTCCAACTATGAGGGCGGTTCCTCGGTGGGCACTTTTTTGGCCGACTGCGCGGAGGGGGAGAATGTGGCGCTGGTGGGGTTTTATGCGTTTGTGCCGGCATATGACTTCTCCCAGTCCGAAAATTTCCCCCAGAGCATGCGCATCGAAAACGACTACAAAGCGTGGCTGGACATCATGCGCCGCGCCGACCACATGTTCCGCATGGACCTCGACCTGGACGACCTGGAACACAAGAGCCAGCGGCTGATGACGGCCATGGAAGCCAAAATCAGGGAACTGGAGAAAAAATTCCCGCAATTCGATGTGCGTGGCTACCTGGCTCAACTCGACGAAGCCTACGAGGAAATGCCCTTCTTTCCTCTGGACGACCTCTGGGAGCAAGAGCTGCGCAACATTTTCAACAACATGGACGAGCAGTAA
- a CDS encoding AAA-like domain-containing protein codes for MTRHVVFQAGGALTERHADVYIERDAEQELLQGLRRMDYYMIIEPRQQGKTSLVNYLVRRSPGSGMIFTYVDVTTPERATEADWYASFCPRLLRQLRRHIPSAMSLALPKNASEWRGFLSDLAYVLEQARLALVIVLDEIGAVSFPGSTSFFSVLRDIYNSRQVEPELDYLTFLLIGSFHPRNLIEDDAVSPFNIARRIRLPDFDSKQVRQLVEKANWSAASAAEVAARVFEWTDGQPYLTQLLCSCLGPESKAPAVDACVAQLRQDEQNFLPPMMQRLMDDASLLKYLERLLRGERIRFHPAGNRLQARLELLGVIKADTDGFCRVRNRLVAEMLAHVEHTPSSLPTAGQGIPGALTRRLIDVLTQCGPFRNPRELEALFVDSRIHTWKEGLPQADSTGGRVALVVDYLYDQYNARGESALVLFLRVMAEQVDVSTACYEQLKAVAEQVQATLVDGE; via the coding sequence ATGACCAGACACGTTGTTTTTCAGGCTGGAGGTGCGCTAACCGAACGCCATGCGGACGTATACATTGAGCGGGATGCCGAACAGGAATTGCTGCAAGGGTTGCGGCGCATGGACTACTACATGATCATCGAACCTCGCCAGCAGGGAAAAACGAGCCTTGTCAATTATCTGGTGCGGCGTTCGCCTGGTTCGGGCATGATTTTCACCTATGTTGACGTGACCACGCCGGAACGCGCGACTGAAGCTGATTGGTACGCTTCGTTTTGCCCCCGGCTGTTGCGACAGTTACGCCGCCACATTCCGTCCGCCATGTCTCTGGCGCTGCCAAAAAATGCGAGCGAGTGGCGCGGATTCCTCAGTGATCTGGCTTATGTCCTGGAACAGGCCCGACTTGCCCTGGTTATTGTGCTGGATGAAATCGGCGCGGTTTCTTTCCCGGGTTCCACCAGCTTCTTCAGCGTTCTGCGCGACATCTACAACTCTCGGCAGGTTGAGCCAGAGTTAGACTACCTCACTTTCCTGTTGATCGGCTCCTTCCATCCGCGTAATCTGATCGAAGACGATGCTGTTTCTCCTTTCAATATCGCCCGACGCATACGGCTGCCAGATTTTGACAGCAAGCAGGTGCGGCAACTGGTGGAGAAAGCCAATTGGTCGGCGGCATCGGCAGCCGAGGTCGCCGCGCGTGTTTTTGAGTGGACGGATGGGCAACCTTATTTGACGCAACTACTTTGTTCTTGTCTTGGCCCAGAGTCGAAGGCGCCAGCGGTTGATGCTTGCGTTGCGCAACTACGGCAGGATGAACAGAATTTTCTCCCGCCCATGATGCAACGCCTGATGGATGATGCATCGCTCTTGAAATATCTGGAAAGGTTGCTTCGCGGAGAACGGATTCGCTTCCATCCTGCCGGCAATCGGTTGCAGGCCAGATTAGAACTACTGGGCGTCATCAAGGCGGACACGGATGGTTTTTGCCGCGTTAGAAACAGGCTGGTTGCGGAGATGCTTGCTCATGTAGAGCATACGCCGTCTTCGTTGCCGACGGCTGGGCAAGGTATCCCTGGTGCGCTTACTCGCCGCCTGATTGATGTGTTGACGCAGTGCGGCCCGTTCCGGAATCCCCGCGAACTGGAAGCGCTGTTTGTTGATAGCCGGATACACACCTGGAAAGAGGGTTTGCCGCAGGCGGATTCGACGGGGGGGCGCGTGGCACTCGTGGTGGATTACTTATATGATCAATATAATGCGCGTGGGGAATCGGCGCTGGTCCTGTTTTTGCGGGTGATGGCGGAGCAAGTGGATGTGAGTACAGCCTGTTATGAACAATTAAAGGCCGTTGCCGAACAGGTCCAGGCTACCCTTGTTGATGGGGAATGA
- a CDS encoding HAMP domain-containing histidine kinase — MMIRTSLAWKFILALMLVSLTVAALVVFAIRQMSVSQLQSLIIEQEHALLAEELVNYYERVGSWDGLERYIRQQYPPGPAPLPPDPGAPGQPMPASNAPRGRYAIANAEGRALLPLPPNYRIGEIVSETILAQGTPVLLEGTQIATIIDANVRPLGLRAEEAAYLQRTNQALLQATLGALAVAALLGVLLTRPLLRPIRELTRAAQAMRAGELAQQVTVRTRDELGQLAETFNQMSADLVRANEVRRQMTADIAHDLRTPLTVIAGYLESMQEGVLPPTPARLRTIYQEVEHLQHLVTDLHTLARADAGELELYLQVMPASTLLQRTANAYFYQAEQKRVTLEVATEPDLPLVQVDEERMAQVLGNLVSNALRYTDVGGVIRLGASNVNGQVRLQVADNGSGIAPEHLPHIFDRFYRADQSRQEDGGESGLGLAIARSLVEAHGGRIWVRSKLAEGTVFELEMPAFSP, encoded by the coding sequence ATGATGATACGCACCTCGCTGGCGTGGAAATTTATTCTGGCTTTGATGCTCGTCTCGCTCACGGTGGCGGCACTGGTTGTATTCGCCATTCGCCAGATGAGTGTGAGTCAATTGCAGTCGTTGATTATCGAACAGGAGCACGCTTTGCTGGCCGAGGAACTGGTCAACTATTATGAGCGTGTCGGTTCCTGGGACGGGTTGGAACGGTATATTCGCCAGCAGTATCCGCCAGGTCCCGCTCCGCTTCCCCCTGATCCTGGTGCGCCGGGGCAGCCAATGCCGGCATCTAATGCACCACGAGGCCGTTATGCCATTGCCAACGCGGAGGGCCGGGCGCTGCTGCCGCTCCCGCCAAACTACCGCATCGGGGAGATCGTTTCGGAGACGATTCTGGCGCAGGGCACACCCGTGCTGCTGGAGGGAACGCAAATAGCCACGATCATCGACGCGAACGTGCGCCCGCTAGGGCTGCGGGCCGAGGAAGCGGCGTATTTGCAGCGTACGAATCAGGCGCTGTTGCAGGCAACGTTGGGGGCATTGGCGGTCGCGGCGCTGCTGGGGGTGCTGCTGACGCGCCCGTTGCTGCGCCCGATTCGCGAATTGACGCGGGCGGCGCAGGCGATGCGCGCGGGAGAGTTGGCGCAGCAAGTGACGGTGCGGACGCGGGACGAGTTAGGGCAGTTGGCGGAGACGTTTAACCAGATGAGCGCGGACCTGGTGCGCGCCAATGAGGTGCGCCGCCAGATGACGGCGGACATCGCCCACGACTTGCGCACGCCGCTGACGGTGATCGCGGGTTATCTGGAGTCTATGCAGGAAGGGGTGCTGCCGCCGACGCCGGCGCGGCTGCGCACGATTTATCAGGAGGTGGAGCATTTGCAGCATTTGGTGACGGACTTGCATACGCTGGCGCGGGCGGATGCGGGGGAACTGGAGTTGTATTTACAAGTGATGCCGGCATCCACTCTCTTGCAACGAACGGCGAATGCGTATTTCTATCAGGCGGAGCAGAAAAGGGTGACGCTGGAAGTGGCGACGGAGCCGGACCTGCCCCTGGTGCAGGTCGATGAGGAGCGCATGGCGCAGGTGTTGGGCAATCTGGTGAGCAACGCGCTGCGCTACACGGATGTGGGCGGCGTCATCCGCCTGGGGGCGTCCAACGTCAACGGTCAGGTGCGGCTACAGGTGGCGGACAATGGCAGTGGGATTGCGCCGGAGCATCTGCCTCACATTTTTGACCGTTTTTATCGGGCGGACCAGTCGCGCCAGGAGGATGGGGGGGAATCTGGATTGGGATTGGCGATAGCCAGGTCGTTGGTGGAGGCGCATGGGGGGCGTATCTGGGTGCGGAGTAAGCTGGCGGAGGGGACGGTGTTTGAGTTGGAAATGCCGGCATTCTCCCCCTGA
- a CDS encoding sulfotransferase, with protein sequence MLKVIGAGFGRTGTTSLKMALEELGFTKCYHMREMITHPAHPRVWLDAYAGKSVNWDKIFSGYQAILDWPGAYFYKELMAAYPDAKVILSVRDPERWYASMTNTIHTESESVPRWTLWPLPPVRQMFQVLDQVVWQGVFQGRFLDKDYALRVFADNVAEVKRIVPAERLLVYDVKEGWEPLCHFLGVPVPDKPFPRSNDAAERKGLLRRRRAIAIGAFVVEILLGAGLITLLLKLLRLF encoded by the coding sequence ATGTTGAAGGTGATTGGCGCCGGTTTTGGGCGCACGGGCACGACCTCACTGAAGATGGCCCTGGAGGAGTTGGGCTTTACGAAGTGCTACCACATGCGGGAAATGATCACCCATCCCGCTCATCCGCGCGTCTGGTTGGATGCGTATGCCGGCAAATCCGTCAACTGGGACAAAATCTTCAGCGGCTACCAGGCTATCCTCGACTGGCCCGGCGCCTACTTCTACAAAGAACTGATGGCCGCCTACCCCGACGCCAAAGTCATCCTCAGCGTGCGCGATCCCGAACGTTGGTATGCCAGCATGACGAACACCATCCACACCGAAAGCGAATCCGTGCCCCGCTGGACGTTGTGGCCGCTGCCGCCGGTGCGCCAGATGTTTCAGGTGTTGGACCAGGTGGTGTGGCAGGGCGTTTTTCAAGGCCGATTTTTGGATAAGGATTACGCCTTGCGGGTTTTTGCGGATAATGTGGCCGAAGTGAAGCGGATTGTGCCGGCAGAACGCCTGCTCGTCTACGATGTCAAAGAAGGATGGGAACCGCTGTGTCACTTCCTCGGCGTGCCCGTGCCCGACAAACCCTTTCCCCGCTCCAACGACGCCGCCGAACGAAAGGGCCTGTTGCGCCGCCGCCGCGCCATTGCCATTGGCGCATTCGTCGTGGAGATACTGCTTGGCGCCGGCCTCATCACCCTCCTCCTCAAACTACTGCGACTATTTTAG
- a CDS encoding YHYH protein has translation MTRRLVLLLILGLLLTACGATVTASPGNTADENAGIQPTTTQNAPQPAANTATATTTQPTVAAAGATADCPTANFQDVQAHPANSAYPAPELTVTCTEDSVVIHTNNIPNFEFISITPNELQAQDITITLPRNPTPAAQVTDVPLGGASAITVNGLVIFGPTEAPQTGYRDPYLDQILDYCNGHTAPGGVYHFHARPDCIYAEIDGQVGLVLGYAFDGYPILAPYICADSTCTSVKEVQSSWEMQNPDESNAWEQHVYVPGLSELDQCNGLAFADGSYAYFATDTFPYFMGCYHGTVTQQAAGGGNNPPQGGTLPQGTLPNQGGQSPQSGGPLQGGAPPPGGLPPQGGAPRRNG, from the coding sequence ATGACACGCCGTCTCGTTCTTTTACTCATCCTGGGCCTGCTGCTGACTGCTTGCGGCGCTACCGTTACTGCTTCGCCGGGCAACACTGCTGACGAAAATGCCGGCATCCAACCCACCACCACCCAAAACGCCCCGCAACCAGCCGCCAACACCGCGACAGCAACAACCACCCAGCCCACCGTCGCCGCAGCCGGGGCGACAGCAGACTGCCCCACAGCCAACTTCCAGGACGTGCAAGCCCACCCCGCCAACAGCGCCTACCCCGCGCCCGAACTCACGGTGACTTGCACGGAAGACAGCGTCGTCATCCACACCAACAACATCCCCAACTTTGAATTCATCTCCATCACCCCCAACGAATTGCAGGCGCAAGACATCACCATCACCCTGCCGCGCAATCCCACGCCGGCGGCGCAGGTCACGGATGTGCCATTGGGCGGCGCTTCCGCCATCACCGTCAACGGCCTCGTCATCTTTGGTCCCACGGAAGCGCCGCAAACGGGCTACCGCGACCCATACCTGGACCAGATTCTCGACTACTGCAATGGACACACCGCGCCCGGCGGCGTCTACCACTTCCACGCCCGCCCCGACTGCATCTACGCAGAGATAGACGGACAGGTCGGTCTCGTGCTGGGCTACGCCTTCGACGGTTACCCCATCCTCGCCCCCTACATCTGCGCCGACAGCACCTGCACCAGCGTCAAAGAAGTGCAAAGCAGTTGGGAAATGCAAAACCCGGACGAAAGCAACGCCTGGGAGCAGCACGTCTACGTTCCCGGCCTGAGCGAACTGGACCAGTGCAATGGCCTGGCCTTCGCCGACGGCTCCTATGCCTACTTCGCCACGGACACCTTCCCCTACTTCATGGGCTGCTATCACGGCACGGTGACGCAACAAGCGGCCGGCGGCGGCAACAACCCGCCCCAGGGCGGAACGCTGCCGCAAGGGACACTGCCCAACCAGGGCGGACAATCGCCTCAAAGCGGAGGGCCACTCCAGGGAGGCGCGCCGCCGCCAGGAGGCCTGCCGCCCCAGGGAGGCGCGCCGCGCCGCAATGGTTAG
- a CDS encoding response regulator transcription factor, producing MSGTILVIDDEPKIIRLARDYLERSGFRVVGAGDGQTALALARDEKPDLVVLDLNLPGMDGLDVCRALRRMSDVPIIMLTARVEEADRLIGLELGADDYITKPFSPRELVARVRVILRRVQGGLGQPGLLRVGDLEIDLNGFRVTRGGELVDLSRTEFNLLAILARHPGQAFTRSQLLSRLHGVSYDGYDRSIDAHVKNLRRKLEPDPAAPRYVETVYGVGYRFADEVA from the coding sequence ATGAGCGGCACTATCCTCGTTATTGACGATGAACCGAAAATAATTCGCCTGGCGCGCGATTACCTGGAGCGCAGCGGTTTTCGCGTTGTGGGCGCGGGCGACGGGCAAACGGCCCTGGCGCTGGCCCGTGACGAGAAGCCCGACCTGGTGGTTCTGGACCTGAATCTGCCCGGCATGGATGGCCTGGACGTGTGCCGGGCGCTGCGGCGCATGTCTGACGTGCCCATCATCATGCTCACCGCCCGCGTCGAAGAGGCGGACCGCCTCATCGGCCTCGAACTGGGCGCGGACGACTACATCACCAAGCCCTTTTCTCCGCGCGAACTGGTGGCGCGCGTGCGCGTCATCTTGCGCCGCGTGCAAGGCGGCCTGGGGCAGCCCGGCCTGCTGCGCGTGGGCGACCTGGAGATTGACCTGAATGGCTTTCGCGTCACACGGGGCGGCGAATTGGTGGACCTGTCGCGCACGGAGTTTAATCTCCTGGCGATTCTGGCGCGGCATCCCGGCCAGGCGTTCACGCGCTCCCAACTCCTCAGCCGCCTGCATGGCGTCAGCTACGATGGCTACGACCGTAGCATTGACGCGCACGTCAAAAACCTGCGGCGCAAATTAGAGCCGGACCCCGCCGCGCCGCGTTACGTGGAAACGGTGTACGGCGTGGGGTATCGCTTCGCGGATGAGGTCGCCTGA